From the genome of Lineus longissimus chromosome 8, tnLinLong1.2, whole genome shotgun sequence, one region includes:
- the LOC135491998 gene encoding uncharacterized protein LOC135491998: MFGSMPGYEERDPVVRAIELNQEKIAVYLIEKYFSFNNTYYKPGEECEPWCYALHVGKPCPSQYDALKLAEEKNMSFIEKLMGEIRSGTRVPGETLKSNRRVSVDSLTEFAEKKWSLKEANFKRQFSTMDKYEKFAAELEDKIINGQLGEIRKCLDPIVQIEEVETILEAFGDRDPVIRAIDCQQEKIACYLVEKNFPTHIYYDNPGFECDEWCYSLHEGSPCPNQFTALDLAKRKKMTLLANLIENIHSGKWKPGDGLKLERRVSMDRLPPLHESLKIPSAETKMAKKLEDLLTLGDLMAVKELLSPVTSPEVIGTLVRDFEECDPVTYAVDHMQEDVACYLVGKGFPFDLKYNYPGQECDQWCYALHKGSRCPAVYDAMQMAQERDLKKVCRLMEDKKAS, encoded by the exons ATG TTCGGAAGCATGCCGGGG TATGAAGAGAGAGACCCCGTTGTGCGAGCAATAGAATTGAATCAAGAAAAGATAGCTGTCTATCTCATTGAGAAATACTTCTCCTTCAACAACACATATTAT AAACCAGGAGAGGAATGCGAGCCGTGGTGCTATGCCCTCCATGTTGGTAAACCCTGCCCCTCGCAGTATGATGCCCTCAAACTGGCTGAGGAGAAGAACATGTCATTCATCGAGAAACTCATGGGTGAAATCAGATCTGGTACACGGGTGCCTGGTGAAACGCTCAAATCAAATCGTCGTGTCAGCGTAGACTCGCTGACGGAGTTTGCAGAGAAGAAATGGTCGCTAAAAGAGGCCAACTTCAAGCGCCAGTTCAGTACGATGGACAAATATGAGAAGTTTGCCGCTGAG CTTGAAGATAAGATCATCAATGGCCAGCTTGGTGAGATCAGGAAATGTttagatcccatcgttcaaatTGAGGAAGTTGAAACAATCTTAGAAGCA TTTGGAGATCGCGATCCTGTGATtcgagctattgactgtcaacAGGAGAAGATAGCCTGTTATCTTGTCGAGAAGAATTTCCCAACTCACATTTACTATGAT AATCCAGGCTTTGAGTGCGACGAATGGTGTTACTCATTACACGAGGGTAGCCCGTGTCCTAATCAGTTCACAGCGCTCGACTTGGCCAAGAGGAAGAAGATGACGCTGTTAGCAAATCTGATTGAAAACATTCACAGTGGAAAGTGGAAGCCAGGAGATGGCCTTAAGCTGGAGAGGAGAGTCAGTATGGACCGGCTGCCGCCTCTCCATGAATCTCTGAAGATACCTTCGGCTGAGACGAAAATGGCCAAAAAG CTTGAGGATCTGTTGACGCTGGGAGATCTGATGGCTGTCAAGGAACTCTTATCACCTGTCACCTCGCCGGAAGTGATAGGCACACTTGTCAGGGAT tttgaagAGTGTGATCCAGTCACTTATGCAGTTGACCACATGCAGGAGGACGTGGCTTGTTACTTAGTGGGAAAAGGCTTCCCATTTGACTTGAAGTACAAT tATCCTGGACAAGAGTGTGACCAGTGGTGTTACGCATTACACAAGGGGTCCCGGTGTCCAGCAGTGTACGATGCGATGCAGATGGCTCAGGAGAGGGACTTGAAAAAAGTGTGTCGCTTGATGGAGGACAAAAAAGCAAGCTAG
- the LOC135491996 gene encoding nuclear pore glycoprotein p62-like, whose amino-acid sequence MSAGGFSFGGGSGFSFATPTTSATTTTGATGAGGFSFGTPASTAAATASPAGRFSFGAAPAATATPAATSGFSFGTPQQTATTKPAAASGFAFGAAPAGTAAASTGGSLLGASTTGAPTTGGFSFAGGATTTPASQPASTGTSGFSFGGTPAPAPAGAAGGFSFGAATSATPASTLGTQGSTFASPAGAGTFSLGGTTSAAPTGGFFGGLSGTKPTGIATPQATVTPTPASTLPTTATVKPTATPTVLPAGGFAFPGATGGLKLGTSVPTSTAAPSALTAAFSTPAPAATTATTGLGLGLGTTTTGLGLGTTTTGLGLGTTTTGLGLGTTSTGLGLGTTTTVLGTGLGVTPAATSTATTTAKASFGFSGLSGLSSTPASTTATTTTSTSSLFPVLGTSTTTTSTNLTTLTTTTASAAQAPSMNYRQLEELINKWTLDLEEQESIFLQQALQVNAWDRLLIENGDSITQLNTDVDKVKLDQKRLDHELDFIQAQQKELEEMLEPLEKAVDQLPPIGYQQHADLEREHTYQMAENIDAQLKRMVNDLKEIVEHLNASSGNQDNTDPVNQIARILNAHMDSLQWIDQNSAMVQRKVDEISKLADVRRREQERNFRLAYD is encoded by the exons ATGTCTGCAGGTGGATTTTCCTTTGGTGGTGGTAGTGGCTTCAGCTTTGCCACACCTACAACTAGTGCCACAACAACCACAGGAGCAACTGGAGCTGGTGGCTTCTCCTTTGGTACACCTGCGAGCACTGCTGCCGCCACAGCTTCACCAGCCG GTAGATTTTCCTTCGGCGCTGCACCAGCAGCTACGGCAACTCCAGCAGCCACATCAGGTTTCAGTTTTGGGACTCCTCAGCAGACAGCCACTACAAAGCCTGCTGCGGCATCGGGATTCGCCTTCGGAGCTGCACCTGCCGGGACTGCAGCAGCGTCAACTGGTGGTTCATTGTTAGGTGCTTCTACCACAGGTGCCCCTACCACTGGAGGATTCTCATTTGCAGGGGGTGCAACAACTACACCAGCCTCACAGCCCGCATCAACTGGCACATCCGGTTTTTCCTTCGGTGGGACACCAGCACCAGCACCAGCTGGTGCTGCTGGAGGGTTTTCCTTTGGAGCCGCAACCAGTGCAACTCCTGCATCAACTTTGGGGACACAGGGTTCAACTTTTGCTTCTCCAGCTGGTGCAGGTACTTTTAGCCTTGGAGGTACCACATCAGCCGCACCTACTGGTGGGTTTTTCGGTGGTCTTTCTGGGACTAAACCTACAGGCATCGCTACTCCCCAGGCGACTGTGACGCCCACACCAGCATCTACGCTTCCTACCACTGCAACAGTGAAACCAACTGCCACCCCTACAGTGCTACCTGCCGGAGGATTTGCTTTCCCTGGCGCAACAG GTGGTCTGAAACTTGGCACATCTGTGCCCACAAGCACTGCTGCACCTTCAGCATTAACTGCAGCATTTTCCACGCCGGCACCTGCGGCTACGACAGCCACAACAGGATTAGGATTAGGCTTGGGGACTACCACTACAGGATTAGGCTTGGGGACTACCACTACAGGATTAGGCCTGGGGACTACCACTACAGGTTTAGGCTTGGGGACCACCTCTACCGGATTAGGCTTGGGGACTACCACTACAGTGTTAGGGACAGGCTTGGGAGTTACACCAGCAGCAACATCGACTGCCACTACGACAGCGAAGGCGAGTTTTGGTTTCAGTGGATTAAGTGGTCTCTCGTCGACCCCTGCGTCCACGACTGCTACAACGACTACTAGTACATCATCGTTGTTTCCAGTGTTAGGAACATCAACAACGACTACGTCCACCAATCTCACTACATTAACAACCAC GACTGCGTCAGCTGCCCAAGCTCCATCCATGAACTACAGGCAACTGGAAGAGCTGATCAACAAGTGGACCTTGGACTTGGAAGAACAAGAAAGCATCTTCTTACAGCAAGCTTTACAAGTCAATGCATGGGATAGGCTGTTGATTGAAAATGGAGATAGT ATTACCCAACTGAACACTGATGTCGACAAAGTGAAATTAGACCAGAAACGTTTGGATCATGAGCTGGACTTCATCCAAGCACAACAGAAAGAATTGGAAGAAATGTTAGAGCCGTTAGAAAAAGCAGTGGACCAGTTACCGCCCATCGGGTATCAACAACATGCAGACTTGGAGAGAGAACACAC ATATCAAATGGCTGAGAATATTGATGCGCAGTTGAAGAGGATGGTGAACGATCTGAAAGAGATTGTGGAGCATTTGAATGCCTCAAGTGGAAATCAAGACAACACAGACCCA GTCAATCAAATCGCGAGAATTCTTAACGCACACATGGACtcgctgcaatggatagatcaAAATTCAG CAATGGTACAAAGGAAGGTGGATGAGATTTCAAAGCTGGCTGATGTTCGACGGAGAGAGCAAGAAAGAAATTTCCGACTTGCATACGATTGA